TCCCCGGTGGACATTGTAACTGGAGACCATGGGTCGTAACCCAGATCGGCAAAATCCCTTTTCGCCCTGGGTCCGATCCACGCCGCACCGCCGGGGACAAAGCCGGCAAGATTTTAAAATCTGCCCGGCTGCTTTGGTCCTCTCTTGAAGTTTTCCCGAGGTCCATAGTTTAAGATAACTCGGGAACACGATAGGTGATTCTCCCGGAAACGATCGTCATGATCGCAATTCCTTTCAGTTTCCACCCCTGGAAGGGGGAGTTCCGGCTTTTTGATTTAAATTGGCTCTTTTCCACGGTATGCTCACGGTCAAGATCGATCAAGGTTAAATCAGCGTCCGCATTCACTCTTAATCTGCCTTTGTCCAGGCCGAGGATGCGTGCCGGCTGCACGGTGAGTTTCTCAATCGCCTTCATCAAAGGAAGATGACCCTCATGTACAAGCTTTAAGGTCAAAGGCAAAGCCGTTTCCAAGCCGATGATCCCATTGGCCGCATAATCAAACTCGACGTCCTTCTCAACAGCGCTTTGGGGAGCATGGTCCGTGGCAATGGCGTCCAGGGTTCCATCTTTTAACCCTTCGATAACGGCCTTCACGTCTTTGGCCTCTCGTAAAGGGGGGTTCATCTTAGTGTTGGGATCAAATCCTTGGACAGCTTCATCGGTCAAAGAGAAATAGTGGGGAGCGGTTTCCGCCGTTACCTTTACCCCTCGACTCTTGGCCTCTCGGATGGCTCGTACGGATCCCGCCGTGCTAACGTGGGCCACGTGAAGAGGAGCACCGGTGAGTTCGGCTAAAGCAATGTCCCGAAGAACCATGACTTCTTCCGCAGCGTTGGGGATTCCTCTCAAGCCCAGAGTGGTCGCAATGAAGCCCTCGTTCATCACTCCCTGGCCCGCCAGGTCCAGATCCTCACAGTGGGAGATGATGGTCAAACCGAGGCCACCGGCATATTCCAGAGCCCGGCGGAATAGGCACGCATTCACCACCGGTTTTCCGTCATCGGAAAGGGCAACCACCCCGGCATCCTTCAATTCTCCCATCTCGGCCAAAGATTCCCCCTTTAATCCTTTGGTTACGGCACCGACGGGGAAAATGTGGGTGCTGGCGCGCTCTCGGGCCTGCTGTAATATATATTCGGTGACCGCCCAGCAATCATTCACCGGAAGGGTGTTGGCCATACATACCAGGGAAGTATATCCCCCCGCAGCCCCTGCCTTGGA
This Deltaproteobacteria bacterium DNA region includes the following protein-coding sequences:
- a CDS encoding dihydroorotase — its product is MSLLFKNARVVDPASGIDGRMDVLVARGKIVEIGPTIPESKIKFNLPASESQDPFLPQGGVIDCTSKILVPGLLDMHCHLREPGFEYKETIESGSKAGAAGGYTSLVCMANTLPVNDCWAVTEYILQQARERASTHIFPVGAVTKGLKGESLAEMGELKDAGVVALSDDGKPVVNACLFRRALEYAGGLGLTIISHCEDLDLAGQGVMNEGFIATTLGLRGIPNAAEEVMVLRDIALAELTGAPLHVAHVSTAGSVRAIREAKSRGVKVTAETAPHYFSLTDEAVQGFDPNTKMNPPLREAKDVKAVIEGLKDGTLDAIATDHAPQSAVEKDVEFDYAANGIIGLETALPLTLKLVHEGHLPLMKAIEKLTVQPARILGLDKGRLRVNADADLTLIDLDREHTVEKSQFKSKSRNSPFQGWKLKGIAIMTIVSGRITYRVPELS